The Brachybacterium huguangmaarense genome contains a region encoding:
- a CDS encoding TadE family type IV pilus minor pilin: MTASRARSSRWLDDRGSATAETAVVLPVVVVLVILLAMVGLGALEQVRLESGARAAARELARGEPEGEAVASGRRTAGPAASIGVRRDGDWVRVEATRTLRPLPGGMLAGVSVTLRADAVARLEPQLLDGGGP, from the coding sequence GTGACAGCGTCCCGCGCCCGGTCGTCCCGCTGGCTGGACGACCGGGGGTCGGCGACCGCGGAGACGGCGGTCGTGCTGCCCGTCGTGGTGGTCCTCGTGATCCTGCTCGCGATGGTGGGCCTCGGAGCGCTCGAGCAGGTCCGCCTCGAGAGCGGGGCGCGTGCCGCGGCACGCGAGCTCGCCCGCGGGGAGCCCGAGGGCGAGGCGGTCGCGAGCGGCCGCCGGACCGCCGGTCCTGCCGCGAGCATCGGGGTGCGCCGAGACGGGGACTGGGTGCGCGTCGAGGCGACGCGCACCCTGCGCCCGCTCCCGGGCGGCATGCTCGCCGGCGTCTCCGTCACGCTCCGTGCCGACGCCGTGGCCCGTCTCGAGCCGCAGCTGCTCGACGGCGGCGGGCCGTGA
- a CDS encoding exodeoxyribonuclease III — protein MRIATWNINSLRARTDRVVAFLQRHDVDVLALQELKARPEQLDLTAIHAAGYETAVHGLNQWNGVGLISRVGLQDVRVAMEAVPTWPEEEGGVLEARMLSGVVGDGLRVWSLYVPNGREIDHPHYAYKLRWLEAVRAEGARELAADPEARTIFAGDFNVAPQDDDVWDMGFFEGRTHVTAPEREAFGAIVDAGYADLARPYTPGPGVYTFWDYQALRFPKKEGMRIDFLLGSPAVQRAVTDARIDRDERKGKGASDHAPVIVDLEL, from the coding sequence ATGCGCATCGCGACCTGGAACATCAACTCCCTGCGTGCCCGGACCGACCGCGTCGTCGCGTTCCTGCAGCGCCACGACGTGGACGTGCTCGCCCTCCAGGAGCTCAAGGCCCGCCCTGAGCAGCTGGATCTCACGGCGATCCACGCGGCGGGCTACGAGACGGCCGTGCACGGCCTGAACCAGTGGAACGGCGTGGGGCTGATCTCGCGCGTGGGCCTCCAGGACGTGCGGGTCGCGATGGAGGCCGTGCCGACCTGGCCCGAGGAGGAGGGCGGCGTTCTCGAGGCCCGCATGCTCTCGGGCGTCGTCGGCGACGGGCTGCGGGTGTGGTCGCTGTACGTGCCCAACGGGCGCGAGATCGACCACCCGCACTACGCCTACAAGCTGCGCTGGCTCGAGGCCGTGCGGGCCGAGGGCGCGCGCGAGCTCGCGGCCGACCCGGAGGCCCGCACGATCTTCGCGGGCGACTTCAACGTCGCCCCGCAGGACGACGACGTGTGGGACATGGGGTTCTTCGAGGGCCGCACCCACGTCACCGCGCCCGAGCGGGAGGCGTTCGGCGCGATCGTCGACGCCGGGTACGCCGACCTCGCGCGCCCCTACACGCCGGGGCCGGGCGTCTACACCTTCTGGGACTACCAGGCGCTGCGCTTCCCCAAGAAGGAAGGCATGCGCATCGACTTCCTGCTCGGCTCCCCCGCCGTCCAGCGCGCGGTCACCGACGCCCGCATCGACCGTGACGAGCGCAAGGGCAAGGGAGCCTCGGACCACGCGCCGGTCATCGTCGACCTCGAGCTCTGA
- a CDS encoding DUF4244 domain-containing protein — MTIIEKNRTGAPGRRTRGAEVTPVDRLADETGATTAEYAITTLAACGFAAVLVVLLKSGEVRSLLMGIITSALSMGS, encoded by the coding sequence ATGACGATCATCGAGAAGAACCGGACCGGAGCCCCCGGGCGGCGGACCCGGGGAGCGGAGGTGACGCCCGTCGACCGCCTGGCCGACGAGACGGGCGCGACCACCGCCGAGTACGCCATCACGACGCTCGCCGCGTGCGGCTTCGCCGCCGTGCTCGTGGTGCTGCTGAAGTCGGGCGAGGTGCGGTCCCTGCTCATGGGCATCATCACGTCCGCCCTGTCCATGGGCTCGTGA
- a CDS encoding type II secretion system F family protein has product MIPVAVAAVLGAGLLLSAGPPSAWPRDASSGRHPRRPSARPGPLDVARLVERIATVVGSGVAPRAAWAAVASTTGAGPLRDLARAVGAGADPRRAAPARLARSGEVAALGAALALCERTGAPAGPVLLTLADALRAVADAGLARRSAFAGPLATARILLALPVLGIGLGMLLGADPLGLLLTGGGRLLGVLGVALTAAGWWWMRSLVRSAREEPAAGAVDPSIVLDLVAGPLAAGAPLAAALVAVADALEDDEAASSLEHAGTALGAGAPVAIALAGSGPALEPLREAALVGETTGADPVGLLRSNAADARRGRAREAEAAAARLAVRLVLPTGATLLPAFVLLGIVPTVASLLGGSFSQVLP; this is encoded by the coding sequence ATGATCCCCGTCGCCGTGGCCGCCGTCCTGGGAGCGGGGTTGCTCCTGTCCGCGGGGCCGCCGTCGGCCTGGCCTCGCGACGCCTCGAGCGGGCGGCACCCGAGACGCCCCTCCGCACGCCCCGGCCCCCTCGACGTCGCCCGTCTGGTGGAGCGGATCGCGACGGTCGTCGGCTCGGGAGTGGCACCACGGGCCGCGTGGGCCGCGGTCGCGTCGACGACGGGCGCCGGCCCGCTGCGAGACCTCGCACGCGCCGTGGGAGCCGGGGCGGATCCGCGTCGGGCGGCGCCTGCCCGCCTGGCCCGCAGCGGCGAGGTGGCCGCCCTCGGCGCGGCTCTGGCGCTGTGCGAGCGCACGGGGGCGCCCGCGGGCCCGGTGCTGCTCACGCTCGCCGACGCCCTGCGCGCCGTGGCCGATGCGGGCCTCGCCCGGCGCAGCGCGTTCGCGGGACCGCTCGCGACGGCCAGGATCCTGCTCGCCCTGCCGGTCCTCGGGATCGGCCTGGGCATGCTGCTCGGCGCCGACCCCCTCGGCCTCCTGCTCACAGGCGGCGGCCGGCTGCTCGGCGTGCTCGGCGTCGCGCTCACCGCCGCGGGGTGGTGGTGGATGCGATCTCTCGTGCGCTCGGCGCGCGAGGAGCCCGCGGCGGGTGCCGTCGACCCTTCCATCGTGCTCGACCTGGTCGCCGGCCCTCTCGCCGCCGGGGCACCGCTCGCCGCCGCCCTGGTCGCGGTCGCCGACGCCCTCGAGGACGACGAGGCGGCGTCCTCCCTCGAGCACGCCGGGACGGCGCTCGGGGCCGGAGCACCGGTCGCGATCGCGCTCGCGGGGTCGGGGCCCGCGCTCGAGCCGCTGCGGGAGGCCGCCCTGGTCGGCGAGACGACGGGCGCGGATCCGGTGGGGCTCCTGCGCTCGAACGCCGCCGACGCCCGTCGCGGCCGCGCCCGCGAGGCGGAGGCGGCGGCCGCGCGGCTCGCGGTGCGCCTCGTGCTGCCGACGGGGGCCACCCTGCTGCCCGCCTTCGTGCTGCTGGGCATCGTGCCCACCGTGGCGTCCCTGCTGGGCGGCTCGTTCTCGCAGGTGCTGCCGTGA
- a CDS encoding siderophore-interacting protein, whose product MRVVSARRLSSSFVRVSVRCSDPAFDATYAAMGYDQWFRLFFPAAGCDLALSEGDPEGWYTRLLGMDERTRPAVRNYTVREARREHGTWRIDIDFVVHTSPETGRVEGVAASWALAARPGDVVGFLDQGTIFTTAGTGADGDGAPVVIVSDESGLPGVEGIARSLPAATRAAVLLEVPHADDRRPLESRADLDVRWAVREGAAAGVALLEELDAIPLDPRGYVYIVGESAVTLKARRRALRRGMPKASVDFCGYWRPERRRAAS is encoded by the coding sequence ATGCGCGTGGTCTCCGCGCGGCGCCTCAGCTCGAGCTTCGTGCGCGTGAGCGTCCGCTGCTCCGACCCGGCGTTCGACGCGACCTACGCCGCCATGGGCTACGACCAGTGGTTCCGCCTGTTCTTCCCCGCGGCGGGATGCGATCTCGCCCTGTCCGAGGGCGACCCCGAGGGCTGGTACACGCGTCTGCTCGGCATGGACGAGCGGACGCGGCCGGCCGTGCGCAACTACACCGTGCGCGAGGCGCGCCGCGAGCACGGGACGTGGCGGATCGACATCGACTTCGTGGTCCACACCTCCCCGGAGACGGGGCGGGTCGAGGGCGTCGCGGCGAGCTGGGCGCTCGCCGCGCGTCCCGGCGACGTCGTGGGATTCCTCGATCAGGGCACCATCTTCACCACGGCCGGCACGGGCGCCGACGGGGACGGGGCGCCCGTCGTGATCGTGTCGGACGAGTCGGGCCTGCCCGGCGTCGAGGGCATCGCCCGCTCCCTGCCCGCCGCGACCCGCGCGGCCGTGCTGCTCGAGGTGCCGCACGCCGACGACCGGCGCCCGCTCGAGTCTCGCGCCGATCTCGACGTGCGCTGGGCGGTGCGGGAGGGCGCGGCCGCCGGCGTCGCCCTGCTCGAGGAGCTCGACGCCATCCCCCTGGACCCGCGCGGCTACGTGTACATCGTCGGCGAGTCCGCGGTCACGCTCAAGGCGCGCCGGCGCGCGCTGCGGCGGGGGATGCCGAAGGCGAGCGTCGACTTCTGCGGGTACTGGCGGCCCGAGCGCCGCCGCGCGGCCTCCTAG
- a CDS encoding TadA family conjugal transfer-associated ATPase: MTSRAAAAAVSASLLERVREDLVAAPGEVDVPRVARLLHREGRVIGAAELLRLTVAVRDHVQGLGPLQELAVPGATDILVNADGAVWVDDASGLHPTAVRLGPGEARALAVRLATAGGRRLDDASPCADAHLPDGTRLHAVLPPLSTGGALISLRRPAAARLTLAGLERSGSLTPFAREVLERIVARRVAFLVSGGTGTGKTTVLGAMLSAAPASERIVVVEDAHELDPEHPHVVHLQARHANTEGAGGVDLVALVRECLRMRPDRIVVGECRGAEVRELLQALNTGHEGGCGTVHANRAVDVPARLEALGVLGGLDPLALGSQAASALDVVLHLGRREGRRALEHVACLERDEAGRLRARTALDLHGPVTAGPAWPGLARRLGMDAGRVR, translated from the coding sequence ATGACCTCCCGGGCGGCCGCGGCCGCCGTGTCGGCCTCCCTGCTCGAACGGGTGCGCGAGGATCTCGTGGCCGCGCCGGGCGAGGTCGACGTCCCGCGGGTGGCGCGCCTCCTGCACCGGGAGGGCAGGGTCATCGGCGCCGCGGAGCTGCTGCGCCTGACCGTCGCCGTGCGCGATCACGTGCAGGGGCTCGGCCCGCTCCAGGAGCTCGCCGTGCCCGGCGCCACGGACATCCTGGTCAACGCCGACGGCGCGGTGTGGGTCGACGACGCGAGCGGGCTGCACCCCACCGCGGTCCGCCTCGGCCCCGGCGAGGCGCGGGCGCTCGCCGTGCGCCTCGCGACGGCGGGAGGGCGGCGCCTGGACGACGCCTCGCCGTGCGCCGACGCGCATCTGCCCGACGGCACGCGGCTGCACGCCGTGCTCCCGCCGCTGTCGACGGGCGGGGCCCTCATCTCGCTGCGGCGGCCCGCCGCCGCCCGTCTCACGCTCGCCGGGCTCGAGCGCAGCGGCTCCCTCACGCCCTTCGCACGAGAGGTGCTCGAACGGATCGTGGCCCGGCGCGTCGCCTTCCTCGTCAGCGGGGGCACGGGGACCGGCAAGACCACGGTGCTCGGCGCGATGCTGTCCGCCGCGCCCGCGAGCGAGCGGATCGTCGTCGTCGAGGACGCGCACGAGCTCGACCCCGAGCACCCCCATGTGGTGCACCTCCAGGCGCGCCACGCGAACACCGAGGGAGCGGGCGGCGTCGACCTCGTCGCCCTCGTGCGCGAGTGCCTGCGCATGCGCCCGGACCGCATCGTGGTGGGCGAGTGCCGCGGCGCCGAGGTGCGCGAGCTGCTGCAGGCACTCAACACGGGCCACGAGGGCGGCTGCGGCACGGTCCATGCCAACCGCGCCGTCGACGTGCCGGCCCGGCTCGAGGCGCTCGGCGTGCTCGGCGGCCTCGATCCCCTGGCCCTGGGGAGCCAGGCGGCGAGCGCCCTCGACGTCGTCCTCCACCTCGGGCGCCGGGAGGGGCGGCGCGCGCTCGAGCACGTCGCATGTCTCGAGCGGGACGAGGCCGGGCGACTGCGGGCGCGCACGGCGCTCGACCTGCACGGTCCGGTGACGGCCGGGCCGGCGTGGCCCGGGCTCGCCCGGCGCCTCGGGATGGACGCCGGGAGAGTGCGATGA